Proteins encoded in a region of the Rhodopirellula halodulae genome:
- a CDS encoding CTP synthase, producing MTKHIFVTGGVVSSLGKGLTSASIGMVLERRGLRVRMQKLDPYINVDPGTMSPYQHGEVYVLDDGSETDLDLGHYERFTSGKLNRDCNYTTGQIYLSVIEKERRGQFLGKTVQVIPHVTNEIKRVIKRMGGDDVDVVITEIGGTVGDIESLPFLEAIRQFSLDAGRENCLYMHLTLVPYLKAADELKTKPTQHSVGQLREIGIQPDVLVCRCEQSISREDRDKIALFCNVEPEAVIEEKDKDFSIYEVPLSLVDNKLDELIVKKLGLTSAGSLDMTPWNDLLHRLRNPRHELSIAVVGKYAEHKDAYKSIYESLDHAGMHHDAQIRIGRIQSSDIEREGAERLLSGYHGILVPGGFGERGVEGKVQAIQFARERNIPFFGICLGMQTAVIEYGRNVLGLDKAHSTEFDKDTPHPVICLLDEQLNVTDMGGTMRLGSQPTHLAAESKAIAAYGSEEIAERHRHRYEFNNDYRKAFEEAGMRFSGLSPDGGLVEIVEIESHPWFLAAQFHPEFKSKPLKAHPLFADFIEAAITRRKQRVAEEIATDSK from the coding sequence ATGACTAAACACATTTTTGTTACCGGCGGCGTGGTCAGTTCCCTCGGAAAAGGGTTGACCAGTGCATCGATCGGCATGGTGCTCGAACGACGTGGCTTGCGAGTTCGAATGCAGAAACTGGATCCGTACATCAACGTCGATCCGGGAACGATGAGCCCCTACCAACACGGCGAGGTTTACGTGTTGGACGATGGGTCGGAAACCGATCTCGACCTGGGCCACTACGAACGATTCACCTCCGGCAAATTGAATCGCGACTGCAACTACACCACGGGCCAGATCTATCTGTCGGTGATCGAAAAGGAACGTCGCGGACAGTTCCTGGGAAAAACCGTTCAGGTCATTCCTCACGTGACCAACGAGATCAAACGCGTGATCAAACGCATGGGCGGCGATGACGTCGATGTGGTGATCACCGAAATCGGTGGCACGGTTGGCGACATCGAAAGCCTGCCTTTCTTGGAAGCCATCCGACAATTTTCGTTGGATGCCGGTCGCGAGAACTGTTTGTACATGCACCTGACTTTGGTGCCGTACCTAAAAGCGGCAGACGAACTGAAAACCAAACCCACGCAACACTCCGTTGGGCAACTGCGTGAAATCGGGATCCAACCCGACGTTTTGGTTTGTCGTTGCGAGCAATCCATCAGCCGCGAAGACCGCGACAAGATCGCTTTGTTCTGCAACGTCGAACCCGAAGCGGTGATCGAAGAGAAGGACAAAGACTTCTCCATCTACGAGGTGCCACTGTCGCTGGTCGACAACAAGCTGGACGAGTTGATTGTCAAAAAACTGGGCCTGACCTCGGCGGGCAGTTTGGACATGACCCCCTGGAACGATTTGCTGCATCGGCTTCGCAACCCACGACACGAGTTGTCGATCGCGGTGGTTGGCAAGTACGCCGAGCACAAGGATGCCTACAAGTCGATCTACGAATCACTCGATCACGCGGGGATGCACCACGACGCTCAGATTCGAATCGGTCGCATCCAAAGCAGCGATATCGAACGCGAAGGGGCGGAACGTCTGCTAAGTGGATATCACGGCATTTTGGTCCCTGGCGGTTTTGGGGAACGCGGCGTTGAGGGCAAGGTGCAAGCGATCCAGTTTGCACGCGAACGCAACATTCCATTCTTTGGGATCTGCTTGGGCATGCAGACGGCTGTGATCGAGTACGGCCGAAACGTGTTGGGACTGGACAAAGCTCACTCGACCGAATTCGACAAAGACACTCCTCATCCGGTGATCTGCTTGCTGGATGAACAGCTCAACGTGACCGACATGGGCGGCACCATGCGGCTGGGAAGTCAGCCGACTCATTTGGCCGCTGAGTCCAAGGCAATTGCCGCGTACGGGTCCGAAGAGATCGCCGAACGCCATCGCCATCGTTACGAATTCAACAACGATTACCGCAAAGCGTTTGAAGAAGCGGGCATGCGATTTTCCGGACTCAGCCCCGATGGCGGGTTGGTGGAGATCGTCGAAATTGAATCGCACCCTTGGTTCTTGGCGGCTCAATTCCACCCTGAATTCAAAAGCAAACCACTGAAGGCTCACCCGTTATTCGCGGACTTTATCGAAGCGGCGATCACACGCCGGAAGCAACGTGTCGCGGAAGAGATCGCAACCGACTCGAAGTAA
- a CDS encoding DUF1844 domain-containing protein has translation MTNSDPQPNETDESPQIVVDSDWKEQVAKEKEALAENADSTGETKSAETTPADSSASQLPPASFEVLVSMLFTQGMSALGQIPMPGQDEPQVDKPMAKHSIDTLEVLSEKTQGNLSDTESKMLAEATHALRMAYVSTRG, from the coding sequence ATGACAAACTCTGATCCTCAACCAAACGAAACAGACGAGTCGCCTCAAATCGTGGTGGACTCGGACTGGAAAGAACAAGTCGCCAAGGAAAAAGAAGCCTTGGCTGAGAACGCGGATTCGACCGGCGAAACGAAATCCGCCGAAACGACGCCGGCGGATTCCAGTGCGTCGCAGTTGCCGCCCGCCAGTTTCGAAGTGCTCGTGTCGATGCTTTTCACCCAGGGCATGAGTGCTTTGGGACAAATTCCGATGCCTGGCCAGGACGAGCCCCAAGTCGACAAACCGATGGCAAAGCATTCGATCGACACGTTGGAAGTCTTGTCCGAAAAGACCCAAGGCAATTTGTCGGACACCGAATCGAAGATGCTCGCCGAGGCCACGCACGCATTGAGGATGGCCTACGTCAGCACACGCGGGTAG